One Mytilus trossulus isolate FHL-02 unplaced genomic scaffold, PNRI_Mtr1.1.1.hap1 h1tg001044l__unscaffolded, whole genome shotgun sequence DNA segment encodes these proteins:
- the LOC134703448 gene encoding LOW QUALITY PROTEIN: NADH-ubiquinone oxidoreductase chain 2-like (The sequence of the model RefSeq protein was modified relative to this genomic sequence to represent the inferred CDS: substituted 3 bases at 3 genomic stop codons), with product MVSFVVRPIKLVRLGVILIGTILRVRREEIVGVXLGLELNLYGFLVIINPDGHYSPEPCVKYFVVQRTGSILILVGFVTLIEQHVVRGLVIRGAGTVLKSGVFPLHSWVPSIIKNSRWLARGLILTWQKVAPLVFLSIIIPSKGLXVVIVLIAGIGAVGGLNQNSVRVISAYSSFVHTSXMLLGLTWSRVVFVGYFAVYSLSVGLFFYGCSIINKTRMGGQISRAARGIGLLILMGMPPFLGFLAKVLVFLMRGRAVIVACIIGSVIRLKFYIDFFYRIVIKRLVDKNKAEFKIMWRIVIGANLAGGALILVRFI from the coding sequence ATGGTAAGCTTTGTGGTAAGACCTATAAAATTAGTGAGATTAGGGGTAATATTGATCGGGACAATTCTTAGGGTTAGAAGAGAAGAGATAGTAGGGGTGTGACTCGGTTTAGAGCTAAATCTGTATGGATTTCTTGTAATTATAAACCCTGATGGTCACTATAGTCCTGAGCcctgtgtaaaatattttgtggtaCAAAGAACGGGGTCAATTCTGATACTAGTGGGTTTTGTAACCTTGATAGAGCAGCACGTAGTGAGAGGGCTGGTGATAAGGGGGGCGGGTACAGTGTTAAAATCTGGCGTTTTCCCGCTACATTCGTGGGTCCCTTCAATTATTAAGAACAGCAGATGGTTAGCAAGAGGGTTAATATTAACTTGGCAAAAAGTCGCCCCCCTtgtctttttatcaataattatacCCTCTAAGGGGTTGTGAGTAGTAATTGTATTGATAGCTGGAATTGGGGCAGTAGGGGGCCTTAACCAGAATTCAGTACGAGTAATAAGCGCGTACTCGTCGTTTGTGCATACATCATGAATGCTGTTAGGGCTCACATGGTCAAGAGTAGTCTTTGTAGGGTATTTTGCAGTTTACTCGCTGTCGGTAGGGCTGTTTTTTTATGGGTgctcaataataaacaaaacaagaatgggCGGTCAGATTAGTAGAGCCGCGAGGGGTATAGGGTTACTGATACTGATGGGGATGCCTCCTTTCCTTGGCTTTCTAGCGAAAGTATTGGTGTTTCTAATGAGAGGAAGGGCTGTAATCGTGGCTTGTATTATAGGTTCAGTAATCAGGCTAAAATTCtacattgactttttttataggATAGTAATAAAAAGGTTAGTAGACAAAAACAAAGCAGAATTCAAGATTATGTGGAGGATAGTGATCGGGGCTAACCTAGCAGGGGGGGCATTGATCTTGGTGAGATTTATTTAG
- the LOC134703446 gene encoding NADH-ubiquinone oxidoreductase chain 6-like — MRVIVICVILMAVFSIVLIAKQPISLGLVLLRGSIIACVEVALEVRRLLGFLLFLTYVRGVIVLFLYVLRIYPNEVYRFNLEFMVLVRRCCARAVLMGLMNYEYREISGSLFLSFMAERSGLRLYILIAGVLLFVILVVSYLCIKTMVPLRRVK, encoded by the coding sequence atgagaGTTATAGTCATATGTGTAATTTTGATGGCTGTGTTTTCGATTGTCTTAATTGCCAAGCAACCTATTTCTTTAGGGCTAGTGCTATTGAGGGGGTCTATAATTGCATGTGTGGAGGTTGCACTGGAGGTTAGAAGGTTGTTAGGGTTCTTATTGTTCCTAACTTACGTTAGGGGTGTAATAGTCCTGTTCTTGTATGTTTTAAGGATCTACCCCAATGAAGTGTATCGTTTTAATCTAGAGTTTATGGTTCTCGTCAGAAGGTGTTGTGCCAGAGCGGTCCTTATGGGTCTTATGAATTACGAGTACAGAGAAATTAGCGGGTCTTTGTTTCTAAGTTTCATGGCTGAAAGAAGCGGGTTAAGGTTATATATCCTAATAGCTGGTGTGTTACTGTTTGTAATATTAGTGGTGTCGTATTTGTGCATAAAAACCATGGTGCCTTTACGAAGAGTAAAATAA